CATCCGGGGCCCACTTCTGGTGATCGGCCTCTGTGATCATCCCTGATAACTTGCACATCACATTGGGATAATTCGCTATTTCTGCAAGATGTTCCTGCCATGGATGCATCTCCTGCTTGGCAATGTTCGGTTTAGCCAGATGGTCAATAACCGCTCGCAAGCGAGGAAAACGTTGAAGTAAGGCCTTGATTACAGGAAGATGCCTTGGATAGATGAGCAAGTCAATAGGAAAATCGTTTTCTACTAACCGACTGATATTTTCGACCACCTGCGGACGCAGGATCCATTTATCATCAGCTAAATCCTGGAGCATTGGACGGATCCCAACAAATCCTTGCCGTTGTCTATAGCGGTCAAAATCTTGGGGAAATGTTTCTGACTCTAAGTCCAACCAGCCAACCACTCCAGCGATAAAGTCTGTTTCAGCGTACAAGCTAAGTAGAAATTCTGTCTCTTCGACAGTCGATGTGGCTTGAACCACAATGGTCTTCTCTATCCCACAGCGTTCCAAATGGGATTTTAAATCCTGCGGTAAAAAATCTCGGTAGATCTCTTCAAGTTCAGGCGTTAACCAAAAGTAATCACCACGTTCCAGCTTCCAAAAGTGTTGATGAGCATCTATTCGCATCCCTTACACTCCCTTATGCGTTGATGTTATAATAAGGTTATATGATACCGGTAACTTTTTAAATGTTCAAAATTTAATGCGGTGAAAGGAAGAACCTAGAGATGGTAACAATTTACGATATTGCTAAAAAAGCCAATGTGTCACCCATGACGGTCTCCCGGGTGATTAATAATTCTGGAAACATCTCTGAGAAAACGAGAAAAAAAGTTGAAAAGGTCATTCGTGAAATGAATTATATCCCCAATTCTGCGGCTCGCAGCCTTATCTCAAAGGAAACAAAAATTTTAGCTTTGCTTATCACCGACATCACCAACCCTTTTTTCACAAAAGTAGCCCGTGGAGCAGAGGATAAAGCACTGGAAAAGGGTTATCGTTTAATATTAAGCAATAGCGATGAGAATCTATACAAAGAAACTGATTACTTTAAAACATTTATTTCCACCCCTGTGGACGGGATCATCTTTGCCCCAACTGGAGATGAATCAAAGAAGAACATTCAGTTGTTAAATGATCACCAAATTCCCTTTGTGCTAGTGGATCGGGAAATTCCGGGCATCCAATGCGACCAAGTATTAGGCGACAATCACAGTGGCAGCCGGCAACTCCTCGACTATTTATACCAGAAAGGCCACCGGAAGATAGCTTTAATCAATGGACCGGCAACCGTCTCCACCGCAAGGGAACGCCAGAAAGCGTATATGGAATTTATGAGGGAACACAGTTTAGTGATCCACCCTGAATGGATTTTAGAGACCAATTACAAACAAGGAGGGGCCATTACCGCGGTCGAAACTTTGCTTTCCCTTCCTAATAAGGATAAACCTACGGCCATTTTTGCAGCCAACAACTTTATTGCTATTGATGCCATCAATACATTAAAGAAATACAACTACGATCCTCCCCATGATATTGATATTGTCTGTTTTGATGATTTAGAATCCTATTCGTGGTTCCCCCCTTTTCTAACGGTAGCTGTACAACCAGCTTATGATTTCGGCTATACTGCCACTCAGTTACTGATTGAACGCATTGAAAAAAAGTCACCGACAACAGAACGGAAAGTGATCCTGACTCCTAAAATAGTATATCGAAACTGAAATAATATCCTTCTATTTGAACAAAATAAGGTGGAAAGGTTAGCCAAAGCACGGCTAACCTATTCATGTATGTTTCACCTTTTCTGTTTAAAGAATGTTTTAGTCATATAGAACCGCTTGTATCTCTTCCGAATCAATGTTGTCCTTATCATACCAGAAGAAACCGGTATCGATTGTTTCTGGTACACTTTCACCACTAATGACCTGCACCGCAGCCTTGACCGTCTCATATCCTATGCCGATCGGGTTTTGAGTAATGGCTCCTGCCATAATACCACTTTTGATCCCCTCGATCTGCTGTTTCCCCGAGTCATAACCAATAATGACTATCTCTCCTTCTTTGTTCAGCTCACGAACTGCATTGACAATACCGATCGCAGATCCTTCATTGGCACCGAAGAAGCCGTCAAGATCTGGATGGGCTTGTAAGATCGCTTTGGCCAAATCAGTTGATCTGAGATGGTCCCCGCCTCCATATTGGATATCAATGATCTCAATATCGGGATATTGTTCATTAATCCGATTGACAAAACCATCACGACGGTCAACGCCCGTGCGGCTAGTTTGGTCATGAACAATCAAAGCTACTTTCCCTTTATTGCCAATCAGCTCAGCCATTTTATCTGCCGCCAGAGCTGATGCGGCGATATTATCTGTGGCCGCCGTTGCTAGTGGAATGTCACTGTCTACACCAGAATCAAAAGCAATAACAGGAATATTGTTGTCACGTGCCCGTTCCAGAAGCGGCAGGGCCGACTGGCTGTCCAGCGCTGCAAACCCAATGGCATCCGGATTTCGGTCAAGAGCAGCCTGAAGCATTTCAATTTGTTTGTCCACTTGGGACTCAGTTTCAGGCCCTTCAAATGTAATTTCAACGTCAAATTCTTCTGCAGCCTGTTCAGCCCCCAACCTGACTGCTTGCCAAAATTGATGTTGAAACCCTTTTGAGATTAAGGGAATGTACAGTTTTCCATCATCATCTCCCCCATTTGAAACGCCTTGTTGCTCATCAGCTGGAGAAGACGAACAAGCGGTCAAAAGAGAAGTGAACACCAACATCAAAGCAAGAAAAACTATCCCATTTTTCACACTCAATCTCTCCTTTTTAATATAAATTTTTATTAATAAGTTGTAACCCCTTATAGAAAACAACCTTCCCTTACTTTTTGCCACGCCTTAAAATATCCGCATAGACCGCTAGGATGACCACAACCCCCACCACCACGGTTTGCCACTCTTGAGGAACAGAAAGAATGCGCAAACCGTTGGTCAGGACACTCATAATCAATGCCCCTATCACTGTGCCCAGGATGGTTCCCTTTCCACCGCTGAGGGACGTTCCACCAATGACCACTGCGGCAATCGCTTCTAATTCATATCCCATACCTAGTCCCGGTTGGGCAGAATTTAACCTGGAGGCCATGAGTACGCCAGCCACTCCTGTAAAAATGCCGGTTATGGTGTAAATAGTCATCTTCCAAAAATCCACGTTCACCC
The Caldalkalibacillus uzonensis genome window above contains:
- a CDS encoding LacI family DNA-binding transcriptional regulator; the protein is MVTIYDIAKKANVSPMTVSRVINNSGNISEKTRKKVEKVIREMNYIPNSAARSLISKETKILALLITDITNPFFTKVARGAEDKALEKGYRLILSNSDENLYKETDYFKTFISTPVDGIIFAPTGDESKKNIQLLNDHQIPFVLVDREIPGIQCDQVLGDNHSGSRQLLDYLYQKGHRKIALINGPATVSTARERQKAYMEFMREHSLVIHPEWILETNYKQGGAITAVETLLSLPNKDKPTAIFAANNFIAIDAINTLKKYNYDPPHDIDIVCFDDLESYSWFPPFLTVAVQPAYDFGYTATQLLIERIEKKSPTTERKVILTPKIVYRN
- a CDS encoding amidohydrolase family protein, giving the protein MRIDAHQHFWKLERGDYFWLTPELEEIYRDFLPQDLKSHLERCGIEKTIVVQATSTVEETEFLLSLYAETDFIAGVVGWLDLESETFPQDFDRYRQRQGFVGIRPMLQDLADDKWILRPQVVENISRLVENDFPIDLLIYPRHLPVIKALLQRFPRLRAVIDHLAKPNIAKQEMHPWQEHLAEIANYPNVMCKLSGMITEADHQKWAPDDLRPYVSHALEVFGVERVMFGSDWPVCLLAGQYEEVYQALAANLPASLSAKEADKIFGQNAMRFYKLS
- a CDS encoding ABC transporter substrate-binding protein is translated as MLVFTSLLTACSSSPADEQQGVSNGGDDDGKLYIPLISKGFQHQFWQAVRLGAEQAAEEFDVEITFEGPETESQVDKQIEMLQAALDRNPDAIGFAALDSQSALPLLERARDNNIPVIAFDSGVDSDIPLATAATDNIAASALAADKMAELIGNKGKVALIVHDQTSRTGVDRRDGFVNRINEQYPDIEIIDIQYGGGDHLRSTDLAKAILQAHPDLDGFFGANEGSAIGIVNAVRELNKEGEIVIIGYDSGKQQIEGIKSGIMAGAITQNPIGIGYETVKAAVQVISGESVPETIDTGFFWYDKDNIDSEEIQAVLYD